The genomic DNA AATGTCAAAATTTATTTCTCGATTTTTTTGGCGTTGAAGCCTTACTCGATTTCAAGGATAAGAATAAATTTGTCGCATGTGATCCACAATTTAGAATAAATGATGCTCTCGAAGAACAAGCAATTAAATTAGGCATCGAATTTGTTGATGCTAGCGTTGATACAATAAGAACAGATGGAGAATATCGATCTGTAGGGTATACCCCAAACCAAACTGATGAAAGCAAAGGAGCTAATGGGAAAGTCTTTTCGCTAGATGCAGACTTAGTATTAATTGCTAATGGTATTAATTCGCAATTGTCAAACGACTTAGGAATGACTCCGACAAAAATAGATACACCTTTTGAATATAAGTGGATAACTTTTGATATGCCAGAGCAGCTATCAGAAGATTTAACCGTCCCATTTGTTGCGAGGGTAGGGAAATCGAAAGACGAACCTAGCGTTCAGATTGGCTGTTACCCAGGAGCTGACAAAAAACTTGTTGTGTATATTGCTGTCGATAAAGGCCGTAATATAAGTATTGATGATGCAATCCATGATCCACGGATACCTTCAAATATGAGAGATTTTTTACAAGAAAACGTTCCAGATACTCGACCCGAAATAAATAAAAATTGTGATGTCTCATTGAGATTAGAAAACTGGCCTGAAGGAGTTTTCCCTATTGGTGACACTATGGTGAGTTTAAATCCAAGAACTGGTGATGGGATCAGGCTTGCTATGTTAAATGCCTGTGGTATAGCTAAAGTAATTATGCTGGAAGGTGGCGTAGCAACGATTCCTGAGCAAAGTATAAATAGGATAAAGTTTCTTGCAGCAAATATGGCTTTGACTAGTACTAATTCCCCTTTTGCCGTTGCTTGGCCAAGTCAAGATGAACTAGGTTTCGCAGCGTCCTTGGGAGATAATCCGCAAGCTAGGGGAGTTCTCTTATCTGCTTTTATGACAACTGGTGTTGATGTAGATGGTATTAATGACAATTATGATAGTGGTGAACTGCAAGCAACTCTACAACCACTTATTGATACAGCGAGCCATGCATCGGGTGATCCAGAGGCTAGTGCAAAACTAAATGTGTTACTAG from Acidimicrobiia bacterium includes the following:
- a CDS encoding FAD-dependent monooxygenase, giving the protein MPKDKRNIIIVGAGVAGLTQAVALMREKPDLKVTVISPKDDDKNFKHRASTALIVPQVFEQLQELLDDDIYQTLIENDIEQCQNLFLDFFGVEALLDFKDKNKFVACDPQFRINDALEEQAIKLGIEFVDASVDTIRTDGEYRSVGYTPNQTDESKGANGKVFSLDADLVLIANGINSQLSNDLGMTPTKIDTPFEYKWITFDMPEQLSEDLTVPFVARVGKSKDEPSVQIGCYPGADKKLVVYIAVDKGRNISIDDAIHDPRIPSNMRDFLQENVPDTRPEINKNCDVSLRLENWPEGVFPIGDTMVSLNPRTGDGIRLAMLNACGIAKVIMLEGGVATIPEQSINRIKFLAANMALTSTNSPFAVAWPSQDELGFAASLGDNPQARGVLLSAFMTTGVDVDGINDNYDSGELQATLQPLIDTASHASGDPEASAKLNVLLARVFKDFNFGLTTDPIKAQLGIY